A portion of the Clostridium gelidum genome contains these proteins:
- a CDS encoding beta-glucosidase family protein has product MIKATLNNEEKIEELIAELTLEEKVGMCHGNGLFRTEGIKRLNIPPIKMSDGPIGVRNEFPDDSWTPIGNSDDYVTYLPCSLALASTWNTELAHRSGEVLGSEARGRGKDIILGPGINIIRSPLCGRNFEYMSEDPYLTGRMAVPFIRGVQENNDVSVCVKHFAVNNQETERLNVEAIVDERTFREIYLPAFEMAVKEGDAYSIMCAYNKLFGYHCSNNKELLQGILKEEWEFDGVVVSDWSAVNNTELAANAGMDIEMSVTFNFDDYFFANPLIKAVKEGRVKEEVINEKVRRILRLMYKVNVFSEDRKRGNYNAPEHRQVTLDVARESIALLKNKNNILPLNSKKVKTLAVIGENANIIHSNGGGSAEIKALYEITPLLGLKMILGGQTDIKYAKGYSSDLSSKEKLIKEAVELAKVSDAVIIVGGLKHVADDLQLENNALSVNKEEEVKHRIDSEGYDKSDLKLPYEQDELIKRVLEVNNNAVVVMLTGSAIEMTEWVDEANAIIQTWYNGMEGGRALAEVLFGAVNPSGKLPITFPKALEDSPAHKIGEFPGSETVKYTEGIYVGYRYFSSYDVEPLFCFGHGLSYTEFKYDDLNISINEELENIDISVKFEVTNVGDKTGLEVTQLYVSDLEASVERPKIELKGFDKVYLEAGETKEVEIKLDKKAFAFYCVDDKKWTVEEGKFEILIGSSSNDIRLQSEINVGSSYKF; this is encoded by the coding sequence ATGATTAAAGCTACACTGAATAATGAAGAAAAAATAGAAGAACTAATAGCAGAATTAACTCTTGAAGAAAAAGTTGGTATGTGTCATGGAAATGGACTCTTTAGAACTGAGGGAATTAAGAGATTAAATATACCACCTATAAAAATGTCTGATGGTCCAATAGGAGTTAGAAATGAATTCCCAGATGACAGTTGGACTCCAATAGGAAATTCGGATGATTATGTTACTTATCTTCCATGCAGTCTGGCATTAGCATCAACTTGGAATACGGAGTTAGCTCATAGGAGTGGAGAAGTACTTGGAAGTGAAGCGAGAGGAAGAGGTAAGGACATAATACTTGGACCTGGAATCAATATAATTAGAAGTCCTCTTTGTGGAAGAAACTTTGAATATATGTCAGAAGATCCTTATCTAACAGGAAGAATGGCAGTGCCTTTCATAAGAGGAGTTCAAGAAAACAACGATGTATCAGTATGTGTAAAGCATTTTGCTGTTAATAATCAAGAAACAGAAAGATTAAATGTTGAAGCTATAGTAGATGAAAGAACTTTTAGAGAAATATATTTGCCAGCTTTTGAAATGGCAGTAAAAGAAGGCGATGCATATTCAATAATGTGCGCATACAACAAACTGTTTGGATATCACTGTTCAAATAATAAAGAATTATTACAAGGTATTTTAAAAGAAGAATGGGAGTTTGATGGAGTTGTTGTATCAGACTGGAGTGCAGTAAATAATACTGAACTTGCAGCAAATGCAGGTATGGATATAGAAATGAGTGTTACCTTTAACTTTGATGATTATTTTTTTGCAAATCCTTTAATAAAAGCAGTAAAAGAAGGAAGAGTAAAAGAAGAGGTTATAAATGAAAAGGTAAGAAGAATACTAAGGTTAATGTATAAAGTAAATGTATTCTCAGAAGATAGAAAAAGAGGAAACTATAATGCACCAGAACATAGACAAGTAACTTTAGATGTTGCTAGAGAGTCTATAGCATTATTAAAGAATAAAAATAATATTCTTCCATTAAATTCTAAGAAGGTAAAGACATTAGCTGTAATTGGTGAAAATGCAAATATAATTCACTCAAATGGCGGTGGTAGTGCAGAAATTAAAGCTTTATATGAAATAACACCACTTCTTGGATTAAAGATGATACTTGGTGGACAAACGGATATAAAATATGCAAAAGGATATAGTTCGGATTTATCAAGTAAAGAAAAATTAATTAAAGAAGCTGTTGAACTTGCTAAAGTATCTGATGCAGTAATAATTGTAGGTGGATTAAAGCATGTTGCAGATGATCTTCAATTAGAAAATAATGCACTTTCAGTAAATAAGGAGGAAGAAGTAAAACATAGAATTGATAGTGAAGGATATGATAAGAGCGATTTGAAACTTCCTTATGAACAAGATGAATTAATTAAACGTGTATTAGAAGTTAATAATAATGCAGTTGTAGTAATGCTTACTGGATCAGCTATTGAGATGACAGAATGGGTAGATGAAGCAAATGCTATAATTCAAACTTGGTACAATGGTATGGAAGGCGGAAGAGCACTAGCAGAAGTGCTTTTTGGAGCTGTTAATCCTTCGGGAAAATTGCCAATTACATTCCCAAAAGCATTAGAAGATTCTCCAGCACATAAGATAGGAGAATTTCCAGGAAGTGAAACAGTTAAATATACTGAGGGAATTTACGTTGGATATAGATATTTTTCAAGTTATGATGTAGAGCCACTGTTCTGTTTTGGTCATGGACTTTCATATACAGAATTTAAATATGATGATTTAAATATATCAATTAATGAAGAATTAGAAAATATTGATATATCAGTAAAGTTTGAAGTGACAAATGTAGGAGATAAGACAGGATTAGAAGTTACTCAACTTTATGTAAGTGATTTAGAAGCATCAGTAGAAAGACCTAAAATAGAACTAAAAGGATTTGATAAAGTTTATTTAGAAGCTGGTGAAACTAAAGAAGTTGAAATTAAGTTAGATAAAAAGGCTTTTGCATTTTATTGTGTAGATGATAAAAAATGGACAGTTGAAGAAGGAAAATTTGAAATTCTTATAGGCAGCTCTTCAAATGATATTAGATTACAAAGTGAAATAAATGTAGGATCAAGCTATAAATTTTAG
- a CDS encoding GDSL-type esterase/lipase family protein, with the protein MSKIIDPGFFSKQVSADNKRGEFNTKNTIIVEDNVDVDFVFMGDSITDNCEINAYLGRSNKMILNRGISGDSTEYVLKRFDADVIQLKPKHCILLIGVNDAWDLEYEPWSQTEGMSVEAAVKRAYENIKEMSDKAKSSNINLIMCSILPTNMTFTNRNKERNIYVEEVNSKLRRLCEEENLIYVDYYSEFVEEGDIRVKDGLTFEGLHPNTEGYNLMMKILKETLSSNDIEF; encoded by the coding sequence ATGAGTAAAATAATAGATCCAGGATTTTTTTCAAAACAAGTATCAGCAGACAATAAAAGAGGCGAATTTAACACAAAAAATACAATTATAGTAGAGGACAATGTTGATGTTGACTTTGTATTTATGGGTGATTCTATAACTGATAATTGTGAGATTAATGCTTATTTAGGTAGAAGCAATAAAATGATTTTAAATAGAGGTATTTCAGGAGACAGTACAGAGTATGTATTAAAAAGATTTGATGCAGATGTAATACAACTTAAGCCCAAACACTGCATACTTTTGATTGGTGTTAATGATGCTTGGGATTTAGAATATGAGCCATGGAGTCAAACAGAAGGAATGTCTGTAGAAGCTGCAGTAAAAAGAGCTTATGAGAATATTAAAGAAATGTCTGATAAGGCAAAGTCAAGTAATATAAATCTTATAATGTGTTCAATACTACCAACAAATATGACTTTTACAAATAGAAATAAAGAGAGAAATATTTATGTTGAAGAAGTTAATAGTAAATTAAGGAGATTATGTGAAGAAGAAAATTTGATTTATGTAGATTATTATTCAGAATTCGTAGAAGAAGGAGATATTCGTGTTAAAGATGGATTGACATTTGAAGGATTGCATCCCAATACAGAAGGTTATAATCTAATGATGAAAATTTTAAAGGAAACATTGTCAAGTAATGATATCGAATTTTAA
- a CDS encoding glycoside hydrolase family 95 protein, which produces MNNNEIEDSKLKIWYEQPAKEWIEALPLGNGRLGSMVFGNVSKERIQLNEDTLWAGVPIKEESCGLFLEDLDEVRKLMFKGEYIKGQDIINEKLLGPWNESYAPMGNLYLDFENADSYEEYKRELDLEQGVVRVKYKINKVEFRRTVFISAPDNAIIINITASEKGKLTFNASLDSLLRFNTDSLNEDSIILKGKAPIHALPSYEEEENPIVYDDKKGIDFEILVNVKICGGSFNSENGVLKIQEADSVVIKVIAHTSFNGFKCEAGTKGKDVEKRCNETLENIDEKSFENLYSSHLKEYTELFNRVNLKLGSDENYKIPTNIRLERVVNGDEDLSLISLYFQYGRYLLIASSRFGSQPANLQGIWNEDLRPAWSSNYTTNINVEMNYWPAEICNLSECHEPLFRMIKEVSETGEKTAKQRYGCRGWTANHNIDLWRQAAPAGGSVEWAYWPMAGAWLCSHLWEHYEFTQDKSFLEEAYPTMKGAAVFLLDWLVTDKNGYLVTCPSTSPENNFLTDEGEKCSPSIASTMDMAISRELFTNCIKAIDVLKNDIEFSKELEVAKGKLYPYKIGKHGQLQEWFEDFEEFEVGHRHLSHLFGVYPGSDIGEEKTMELFEACKVSLERRLSNGGGHTGWSCSWVINLFARLKDSESAYKYLLILFRELTFSNLFNVCSPFQIDGNFGGTAAIAEMLLQSHEGYINFLPALPKEWEKGDIKGLKARGGFEVDMKWEKGRLTEAKIKSNIDNVCRIKFSRKVKVKSGELQVEAKDITENILEFTTISGREYKVI; this is translated from the coding sequence ATGAATAATAATGAAATAGAAGATAGTAAACTAAAAATATGGTATGAACAACCGGCAAAAGAATGGATAGAAGCACTTCCTTTAGGTAATGGAAGATTAGGGAGTATGGTTTTTGGAAATGTCTCAAAAGAAAGAATTCAACTTAATGAGGACACATTGTGGGCAGGTGTGCCAATAAAAGAAGAAAGCTGTGGATTATTTTTAGAAGATTTAGATGAAGTAAGAAAGCTAATGTTCAAAGGTGAGTATATTAAGGGCCAAGACATAATAAATGAAAAGTTACTTGGACCTTGGAATGAATCTTATGCGCCCATGGGTAATTTATATTTAGACTTTGAAAATGCCGATTCTTATGAAGAATATAAGAGAGAGTTAGATTTAGAACAGGGTGTTGTCAGAGTTAAATATAAGATAAATAAAGTAGAATTTAGAAGAACAGTATTTATTTCTGCACCAGATAATGCAATTATAATAAATATTACTGCAAGTGAAAAGGGCAAGTTAACGTTTAATGCATCCTTAGATAGTTTATTACGATTTAATACAGATAGTCTAAATGAAGATTCGATAATTTTAAAAGGAAAAGCACCAATACATGCTTTGCCATCTTATGAAGAGGAAGAAAATCCAATTGTTTATGATGATAAAAAGGGAATAGACTTTGAAATTCTAGTAAATGTAAAAATTTGTGGTGGAAGTTTTAATTCTGAAAATGGAGTCCTTAAAATACAAGAAGCAGATAGTGTAGTAATCAAAGTCATAGCACATACAAGCTTTAATGGATTTAAATGTGAAGCTGGGACAAAAGGAAAAGATGTAGAAAAACGATGTAATGAAACTTTAGAAAATATAGATGAAAAATCTTTTGAAAATTTATATTCATCTCATTTAAAAGAATATACGGAATTATTTAATAGAGTGAATTTAAAATTAGGAAGTGATGAAAATTATAAAATTCCAACTAATATAAGATTAGAAAGAGTTGTTAATGGAGATGAGGATTTATCATTAATATCATTGTATTTTCAATATGGTAGATATCTTTTAATAGCAAGTTCAAGATTCGGAAGCCAGCCAGCTAATCTTCAAGGAATTTGGAATGAGGATTTAAGACCAGCTTGGAGTAGTAATTATACAACTAATATAAATGTAGAAATGAATTATTGGCCAGCAGAAATATGCAATTTATCAGAATGTCATGAACCATTATTTAGAATGATAAAGGAAGTATCAGAAACTGGAGAAAAAACAGCTAAACAGAGATATGGATGTAGAGGATGGACTGCAAATCACAACATAGATTTATGGAGACAAGCAGCACCAGCAGGAGGAAGTGTTGAATGGGCATATTGGCCTATGGCTGGAGCATGGTTATGTAGTCATCTTTGGGAACATTATGAGTTTACTCAAGATAAAAGTTTTCTAGAGGAAGCATATCCAACAATGAAAGGTGCAGCAGTATTTTTACTAGATTGGTTAGTAACTGATAAAAATGGATACTTGGTAACTTGTCCATCTACTTCGCCAGAAAATAATTTTTTAACAGATGAGGGAGAAAAATGTTCACCAAGTATCGCATCTACAATGGATATGGCTATTTCAAGAGAGTTATTTACTAATTGCATAAAAGCTATAGATGTTTTGAAAAATGATATTGAATTTAGTAAAGAATTAGAAGTTGCAAAGGGGAAATTATATCCATATAAGATAGGCAAGCATGGACAACTTCAAGAGTGGTTCGAAGATTTTGAAGAGTTTGAAGTAGGACATAGACATTTATCTCACTTATTTGGAGTGTACCCAGGAAGCGATATAGGTGAAGAAAAGACAATGGAATTGTTTGAAGCATGCAAAGTTTCTTTAGAAAGAAGATTAAGTAACGGAGGTGGACATACAGGCTGGAGCTGTTCATGGGTAATAAATCTATTTGCAAGACTTAAGGATTCAGAATCAGCATATAAATATTTACTGATTTTATTTAGGGAATTAACTTTTTCAAATTTATTTAACGTATGTTCTCCATTTCAAATTGATGGGAACTTTGGCGGCACAGCTGCAATTGCAGAAATGTTATTACAAAGTCATGAAGGATATATAAACTTTTTACCAGCATTACCTAAGGAATGGGAAAAGGGTGATATAAAAGGATTAAAAGCTAGAGGTGGTTTTGAAGTTGATATGAAATGGGAAAAAGGAAGATTGACTGAAGCTAAAATAAAATCAAATATAGACAATGTATGTAGGATTAAATTTAGCAGAAAAGTTAAAGTTAAAAGTGGTGAATTACAGGTAGAAGCTAAAGATATTACTGAAAACATATTAGAATTCACAACAATTTCAGGGCGTGAATATAAAGTTATTTAA
- the yicI gene encoding alpha-xylosidase, whose protein sequence is MKFSNGCWLNKSGVETFSPQEIYSTKIEENLLTIYTPCNKIYNRGCTLGGPVITYKISSPMENVIRVRAYHYMGEEKKSPSFELYKNENTKVLIEENENMVIFKSGNLKLEYDKNTVEMSFYRGNQKLTSSKSRGLAYVKTEPETDFLEASDKGIYMREQLQLSVGELVYGLGERFTPFVKNGQTIEAWNEDGGTSTEQSYKNIPFYLTNKGYGVFVNHPEKVSFEVGSEKVTKVQFSVTGECLDYFIIGGESMKEVIENYTSLTGKPAMPPAWSFGLWLSTSFTTNYDEATVNEFVNGMKDRDIPLRVFHFDCFWMKEFNWCDFEWDSRVFPDPKGMLKRLKEKDLNICVWINPYIAQESKLFEEGKANGYFIKKANGDVWQWDMWQPAMAIVDFTNPAASAWYSGKLKELMAMGVDCFKTDFGERIPTDAVYFDGSDPYKMHNYYTQMYNKVVFETIKEVKGENEAVVFARSATTGGQQFPVHWGGDCESDYESMAESLRGGLSLCMSGFGFWSHDIGGFESTSTADVYKRWVAFGLLSSHSRLHGSTSYRVPWAYDEEASDIVKFFSKLKCSIMPYLYKTANTAHTKGIPVMRSMILEFQDDPACTYLDKQYMLGDSILVAPIFNEDGEASYYLPKGKWTNYITGKKYDGGTWIKEKHDYLSIPMMVKENSLVAIGHKDIVPDYDYRQDVKVLAYQLQNDTKATTKVLDMNRNEMLEVQALRHGNTINIEATGTDSAWTLVLKNLVNITKVDGAEFKIEGNDTNIMIKSVNSKVVCHLG, encoded by the coding sequence ATGAAATTTAGTAATGGTTGTTGGTTAAATAAATCAGGTGTTGAGACATTTAGTCCACAAGAAATTTATAGTACAAAAATCGAAGAAAATCTTTTAACAATATATACACCTTGCAATAAAATATATAACAGAGGTTGCACTCTTGGAGGTCCAGTTATAACATATAAAATTTCATCACCAATGGAAAATGTTATTAGAGTAAGAGCTTATCATTATATGGGAGAGGAAAAGAAAAGCCCAAGCTTTGAGCTTTATAAAAATGAAAATACTAAAGTTCTAATAGAAGAAAATGAAAATATGGTTATATTCAAATCAGGAAATCTTAAATTAGAATATGATAAAAATACTGTAGAAATGAGTTTTTACAGAGGAAATCAAAAATTGACTTCAAGTAAAAGTAGAGGATTAGCTTATGTAAAAACTGAACCAGAAACTGACTTCTTAGAAGCTTCAGATAAAGGCATCTATATGAGAGAACAGCTACAATTATCTGTAGGTGAATTAGTATATGGTTTGGGAGAAAGATTTACTCCATTTGTAAAGAATGGACAAACAATAGAGGCATGGAACGAAGATGGTGGGACAAGTACTGAACAATCTTATAAGAATATTCCATTCTACCTTACTAATAAAGGATATGGTGTGTTTGTAAATCATCCAGAAAAAGTTTCTTTTGAAGTAGGTTCAGAAAAGGTTACTAAGGTTCAATTTAGTGTGACTGGAGAATGTTTAGATTACTTTATTATTGGTGGAGAATCAATGAAAGAAGTAATTGAAAACTATACAAGCTTAACAGGAAAACCAGCAATGCCACCAGCATGGTCATTTGGATTATGGCTATCCACATCATTTACTACAAATTATGATGAAGCAACTGTAAATGAATTTGTAAATGGAATGAAAGATAGAGATATTCCACTTAGAGTATTCCATTTTGACTGTTTCTGGATGAAAGAATTTAACTGGTGCGATTTTGAATGGGATAGCAGAGTGTTCCCAGATCCAAAAGGAATGCTTAAGAGATTAAAAGAGAAAGATTTGAATATTTGTGTTTGGATTAACCCATATATAGCACAAGAATCAAAACTATTTGAAGAAGGAAAAGCAAACGGATATTTCATAAAGAAGGCAAACGGAGATGTATGGCAATGGGATATGTGGCAACCAGCAATGGCGATTGTAGATTTCACAAATCCAGCAGCTAGCGCCTGGTATTCAGGAAAATTAAAAGAATTAATGGCAATGGGCGTTGACTGCTTCAAGACTGATTTTGGTGAACGTATACCAACAGATGCAGTTTACTTTGATGGTTCAGATCCATATAAGATGCATAATTACTACACTCAAATGTACAACAAGGTTGTCTTTGAAACGATTAAAGAAGTTAAAGGTGAAAATGAAGCAGTTGTATTTGCAAGATCTGCTACAACAGGAGGACAACAATTCCCAGTGCATTGGGGTGGAGACTGTGAATCTGATTATGAATCAATGGCTGAAAGTTTAAGAGGTGGATTATCATTATGCATGTCAGGTTTTGGATTCTGGAGTCATGATATAGGTGGTTTTGAAAGCACATCTACTGCTGATGTTTATAAGAGATGGGTTGCCTTTGGATTATTATCATCTCACAGTAGATTACACGGTAGTACATCATATAGAGTGCCATGGGCATACGATGAAGAAGCTTCAGACATAGTGAAATTCTTTAGTAAATTAAAATGCAGTATAATGCCATATTTATATAAAACCGCTAATACAGCTCATACAAAAGGAATTCCGGTAATGAGATCTATGATATTAGAATTTCAAGATGATCCAGCATGTACTTATTTAGATAAACAATATATGCTTGGAGATTCAATTTTAGTAGCTCCTATATTTAATGAAGACGGAGAAGCTAGTTACTATTTACCAAAAGGAAAATGGACTAATTATATTACTGGTAAAAAATATGATGGTGGAACATGGATTAAAGAAAAACATGACTACCTAAGTATACCTATGATGGTAAAAGAAAATAGTCTAGTAGCAATAGGACATAAAGATATAGTGCCAGATTATGATTATAGACAAGATGTAAAAGTATTAGCTTATCAGTTGCAAAATGATACTAAAGCTACTACAAAAGTTTTAGATATGAACAGAAATGAAATGCTTGAAGTTCAAGCATTAAGACATGGAAATACAATCAATATAGAAGCAACAGGAACAGATTCAGCTTGGACTCTTGTTCTAAAAAATCTAGTAAATATAACTAAGGTTGATGGAGCGGAATTTAAGATAGAAGGAAATGACACAAATATAATGATAAAATCAGTAAACAGTAAGGTTGTATGTCACTTAGGTTAA
- a CDS encoding ABC transporter substrate-binding protein, translating to MKKCRILSVMLSFTLVAALLTGCGSSNKSGDTVETSSKTDKAPVTLTFFTKDATEDMPFDDEVAKKITELTGVTLKITHPVAGDEQAIPLMIASGDYPDLIYGKGDTGKLVDAGAIIKLDDYIEKKGDKLKALYGDQLKRLKYSTEDPSIYTVGAYGVHTEIFDPSGVMQLQHAVLKELGYPEIKTLQDYEKAVKDYKAKYPEINGKKTIGMTLMASDWRWLITCGNISGAVAGIPDDGQFKIDDETKKATYKFQLPEVKEYFKWLNHMNAEGLLDSESFTQKEDAYRAKLAQGNVLGISDAKWDYDQSTKTLVGAGMDERTFAPLSVTVNDKCKDQSFKDYGYSGGHGIGVSSTSKNKDRAFEFLNWMASDEAQVLVNWGIEGKHYKVENGKRVMLPEVQKQRNSDKDFKKKTGIGQYIYPFPQRGDGAVDATGNSYSMNTLDIYVSNYNKGEKDTLAGYGKKSFVDFFPSSKDLGQQSKHGQAWQFNVPSDSDMAIIQKKADDYIQKSATQAVLGKEADFDGAWDKIQQDLNAMGIDKVNDGMSKLTEEKIKLWS from the coding sequence ATGAAAAAATGTAGAATTTTATCAGTAATGCTTTCATTTACTTTAGTAGCAGCTTTGCTTACAGGTTGTGGAAGTAGTAATAAAAGCGGAGATACTGTTGAAACAAGTTCAAAAACGGATAAAGCTCCAGTAACATTAACATTCTTTACTAAAGATGCAACAGAGGATATGCCTTTTGATGATGAAGTTGCTAAAAAGATAACAGAACTTACAGGCGTAACATTAAAAATAACCCATCCAGTAGCAGGAGATGAACAAGCTATTCCATTAATGATAGCAAGTGGAGATTATCCAGATTTAATTTACGGTAAAGGTGATACAGGAAAATTAGTAGATGCAGGAGCTATTATTAAGCTAGATGATTATATTGAAAAGAAAGGTGATAAACTAAAGGCATTATATGGAGACCAATTAAAGAGATTAAAATATAGCACAGAGGATCCATCAATATATACTGTTGGAGCATATGGTGTTCATACAGAAATATTTGATCCAAGTGGAGTAATGCAATTACAACATGCAGTTCTAAAAGAATTAGGATATCCAGAAATAAAGACATTACAAGATTATGAAAAGGCTGTAAAAGATTATAAAGCAAAATACCCAGAAATCAATGGCAAGAAAACTATAGGAATGACATTAATGGCAAGTGACTGGAGATGGTTAATAACTTGTGGAAATATATCAGGTGCAGTTGCAGGAATTCCTGATGATGGACAGTTTAAAATAGATGATGAAACTAAAAAAGCTACTTATAAGTTCCAATTACCAGAAGTAAAAGAATACTTTAAATGGTTAAATCATATGAATGCAGAAGGATTATTAGATTCAGAATCATTTACTCAAAAAGAAGATGCATATCGTGCAAAATTAGCACAAGGAAATGTATTAGGTATTTCAGATGCTAAATGGGATTATGATCAATCAACTAAAACATTAGTTGGCGCTGGAATGGATGAAAGGACATTTGCACCACTTTCAGTTACAGTAAATGATAAGTGTAAAGATCAATCATTTAAGGATTATGGTTATAGTGGTGGTCATGGAATTGGAGTTTCTTCAACAAGTAAGAATAAAGATAGAGCATTTGAGTTCTTAAATTGGATGGCATCAGATGAGGCTCAAGTATTAGTAAACTGGGGAATCGAAGGAAAGCATTATAAAGTTGAAAATGGTAAGAGAGTTATGTTACCAGAAGTTCAAAAACAAAGAAACAGCGATAAAGATTTCAAAAAGAAAACAGGTATTGGTCAATATATATATCCATTCCCTCAAAGAGGTGATGGAGCTGTGGACGCAACAGGAAATTCATATTCAATGAATACTCTAGATATATATGTTTCAAATTACAATAAGGGTGAAAAAGACACATTAGCTGGATATGGTAAAAAATCATTTGTAGATTTCTTCCCATCATCAAAAGATTTAGGTCAACAATCTAAACATGGTCAAGCATGGCAATTTAATGTTCCAAGTGATAGTGATATGGCTATAATTCAAAAGAAGGCTGATGATTATATTCAAAAATCTGCAACACAAGCAGTACTTGGAAAAGAAGCAGATTTTGATGGAGCATGGGATAAGATTCAACAAGATCTTAATGCTATGGGTATTGACAAAGTTAATGATGGAATGAGTAAATTAACAGAAGAAAAAATTAAGCTTTGGAGTTAG
- a CDS encoding carbohydrate ABC transporter permease: protein MRKKLKTFDIVLAIVMIIIAIVTIYPFLNVLTISLNDASDTVKGGIHIWPREFTLQNYKEIFEGSSKLPQGLLISVLRTVIGTATGVLASAMVAFVLSRREYVFNKFVTILFILTMYISGGLIPEYMLIKNLGLINNFAVYIIPGLISAFNVIVLRSFIDGLPPALNESAMIDGANEFVIFTKIVLPLCLPVIATVALFIAVGQWNSWFDTYLYARQSDGLTTLQYELMKVMSTANGSSKVDPNNPVLQAAAVNPESIKMAITMVATGPILLVYPFVQKYFVTGMTLGAVKS from the coding sequence ATGAGGAAAAAGCTTAAAACGTTTGATATAGTATTAGCTATTGTTATGATAATTATTGCAATAGTAACAATATATCCATTTCTAAATGTACTAACCATTTCATTAAATGATGCATCAGATACTGTAAAAGGTGGAATTCATATATGGCCAAGAGAATTTACATTACAAAATTATAAAGAAATATTTGAAGGAAGCAGTAAGCTGCCACAAGGACTTTTAATATCAGTACTTAGAACAGTAATAGGGACTGCTACAGGAGTTTTAGCTAGCGCAATGGTAGCTTTTGTATTAAGTAGAAGAGAATATGTATTTAATAAGTTTGTTACCATATTATTTATTTTGACAATGTATATAAGTGGAGGATTAATTCCTGAGTATATGTTAATAAAAAATTTGGGATTAATTAATAACTTTGCTGTATATATAATACCAGGTTTAATTAGTGCATTTAATGTAATTGTTCTTAGATCATTTATAGATGGATTACCACCAGCACTAAATGAGTCTGCTATGATAGATGGCGCAAATGAGTTTGTAATATTTACAAAAATAGTACTACCATTATGTCTTCCAGTAATTGCAACAGTAGCACTTTTTATAGCAGTTGGTCAATGGAACAGCTGGTTCGATACTTATCTTTATGCAAGACAAAGTGATGGGTTAACAACACTTCAATATGAACTTATGAAGGTTATGAGTACTGCAAATGGAAGCTCAAAGGTAGATCCCAATAATCCAGTATTGCAAGCAGCTGCTGTTAATCCCGAATCAATAAAGATGGCAATAACAATGGTTGCAACAGGTCCAATATTACTTGTGTATCCATTTGTACAAAAGTATTTTGTTACAGGAATGACCTTAGGAGCAGTTAAAAGTTAA